The Musa acuminata AAA Group cultivar baxijiao chromosome BXJ2-2, Cavendish_Baxijiao_AAA, whole genome shotgun sequence genome has a segment encoding these proteins:
- the LOC135605657 gene encoding MADS-box transcription factor 6-like, whose product MGRGRVELKRIENKINRQVTFSKRRNGLLKKAYELSVLCDAEVALIIFSSRGKLYEFGSVGMSKTLERYQHWCYASQDPNVVNRDNAQNWCQEMSKLKAKFESLQRSQRHLLGEDLGPLSVKELQQLERQLESALSQARQRKSQLILEQMEELRKKERHLGEINKQLRDQIEVEGATLKAFQGSWCSDAMIGNNAFAAQPSHSAGMDREPMLRIGYHQFVPADAAIPRNPIGENNFMLEWVP is encoded by the exons ATGGGGAGGGGACGAGTTGAGCTGAAGAGGATCGAGAACAAGATCAACCGGCAAGTGACCTTCTCCAAGAGGAGGAATGGGCTGCTCAAGAAGGCGTACGAGTTGTCCGTCCTCTGCGACGCCGAGGTCGCGCTCATCATCTTCTCCAGCCGTGGCAAGCTCTACGAGTTCGGCAGCGTTGG AATGAGCAAAACATTGGAGCGATATCAACATTGGTGTTATGCATCCCAAGATCCAAATGTCGTTAATCGCGACAATGCTCAG AACTGGTGCCAAGAAATGTCCAAGTTGAAGGCAAAGTTCGAGTCCCTCCAACGCTCCCAGAG GCATTTGCTGGGGGAAGACCTTGGTCCTCTGAGTGTCAAAGAACTGCAACAATTGGAAAGACAACTCGAGTCTGCACTCTCACAGGCCAGGCAAAGAAAG AGTCAGTTGATCCTGGAGCAGatggaagaacttcgtaagaaa GAGCGCCATCTTGGGGAGATAAACAAGCAGCTTAGAGACCAG ATTGAGGTAGAAGGTGCCACCTTGAAAGCCTTTCAGGGCTCATGGTGTTCTGATGCAATGATAGGCAACAATGCATTTGCAGCACAGCCATCACACTCCGCCGGCATGGACCGCGAACCGATGCTTCGTATAGG GTATCACCAGTTTGTTCCTGCTGATGCTGCGATTCCCAGGAACCCAATTGGGGAGAACAATTTCATGCTGGAATGGGTTCCCTGA
- the LOC103975884 gene encoding B3 domain-containing protein Os02g0683500, whose product MEFTHGIRDRLSTTDRREEQVEVSTHLPFIPSYPLPSSSSTAFRWHDDSSGAGDCASTEKEHMFYKVVTPSDVGKLNRLVIPKQHAEKYFPLDTSANEKGLLLSFEDRTGKPWRFRYSYWSSSQSYVMTKGWSRFVKEKGLQAGDTISFGRGVGDAGRHRLFIDWKRRPENRDPPRIPLPELSFARSAGPWSGRLLVPPEAGCGHTWQGHTYPAASLGTGGGQCLYYSLPAARPPQMEVQQAGRSGFPMVLGSPLPLVRNQPAVKRVRLFGVTLDCPESGGGVNYDGHSHSVRVPQLHPGAALPLLQSPGTAGESTPSGSSSVYKKQHSQPDL is encoded by the coding sequence ATGGAATTCACGCATGGAATAAGGGATAGGCTTTCGACCACTGATCGGCGAGAAGAGCAAGTCGAGGTCTCCACACACCTCCCTTTCATCCCTTCCTATCCTTTGCCGTCATCCTCGTCGACCGCTTTCCGATGGCATGATGATTCTTCGGGCGCCGGCGATTGTGCTTCCACGGAGAAGGAGCACATGTTCTACAAGGTCGTGACGCCCAGCGACGTCGGCAAGCTGAACCGGCTGGTGATCCCGAAGCAGCACGCGGAGAAGTACTTCCCGCTGGACACGTCGGCTAACGAGAAAGGGCTGCTGCTGAGCTTCGAGGACCGGACGGGGAAGCCGTGGCGCTTCCGCTACTCCTACTGGAGCAGCAGCCAGAGCTACGTCATGACCAAGGGCTGGAGTCGCTTCGTCAAGGAGAAGGGCCTCCAAGCCGGGGACACCATCTCCTTCGGCCGTGGCGTCGGCGATGCGGGACGCCACCGCCTTTTCATCGACTGGAAACGACGACCTGAGAACCGCGACCCACCCCGGATTCCACTTCCTGAGCTATCCTTTGCGAGGTCGGCCGGGCCATGGAGCGGCCGGCTCCTCGTCCCACCGGAGGCCGGGTGCGGCCACACCTGGCAGGGCCACACGTACCCTGCCGCGAGCTTGGGTACGGGCGGCGGGCAGTGTCTGTACTACAGTTTGCCGGCGGCTAGGCCACCGCAGATGGAGGTGCAACAGGCAGGCCGCAGTGGATTCCCCATGGTTCTCGGATCGCCATTGCCCCTCGTTCGCAACCAGCCGGCCGTCAAGCGAGTTCGGCTCTTCGGCGTGACTCTGGATTGCCCCGAATCCGGAGGCGGTGTCAATTACGACGGCCACAGTCACTCCGTCCGCGTGCCGCAGTTGCATCCTGGGGCTGCGCTTCCGCTCCTCCAGTCTCCGGGTACGGCCGGCGAGTCAACGCCGTCAGGCTCATCATCGGTGTACAAGAAACAACACTCACAACCGGATCTTTAA
- the LOC135605656 gene encoding flavanone 3-dioxygenase 2-like has translation MADQLLSTVSHHSSLPDTYVRPESQRPRLHEVVRDANIPTIDLGSPDVSRIIAQVGDACRSFGFFQVVNHGVPVELMLAMMAVASEFFRLPPEEKAKHYSDDPTKKMRLSTSFNIRKETVRNWRDYLRLHCYPPEEFVPGWPSNPASFKEVVSGYCREVRQLGLRLLGLISLSLGLEEDYMVKVLGEQEQHMAVNYYPKCPEPELTYGLQAHTDPNALTILLQDPKVAGLQVLKNGKWIAVNPQPDAYVINIGDQLQALSNGRYRSVCHRAVVNSDTDRMSVASFLCPCNSAVISTPEKLVVDGSPAIYRSYTYEEYYNKFWSRNLDDEHCLELFKSQR, from the exons ATGGCAGACCAACTTCTTTCCACTGTCAGCCACCACAGCTCCCTCCCCGACACCTACGTCAGGCCGGAGTCGCAAAGGCCACGCCTCCACGAAGTCGTCCGCGACGCCAACATCCCCACCATCGACCTAGGCTCACCAGACGTGTCCCGGATCATAGCCCAAGTCGGCGACGCCTGCAGGTCTTTCGGCTTCTTTCAG GTAGTGAACCATGGAGTGCCGGTCGAGCTGATGCTGGCGATGATGGCAGTGGCTTCGGAGTTCTTCCGCCTCCCTCCCGAAGAGAAAGCGAAGCACTACTCCGATGACCCCACGAAGAAAATGAGGCTGTCGACGAGCTTCAACATCCGGAAAGAGACGGTCCGCAACTGGAGAGACTATCTACGGCTCCATTGCTATCCGCCCGAGGAATTCGTGCCTGGTTGGCCGTCCAATCCCGCTTCATTTAA GGAAGTGGTCAGCGGTTACTGCAGGGAAGTCCGTCAACTAGGGCTTAGACTCCTCGGGTTGATATCGCTCAGCCTAGGGTTGGAGGAGGACTACATGGTGAAGGTGCTCGGTGAGCAAGAGCAGCATATGGCTGTAAACTACTACCCGAAGTGCCCGGAACCCGAGCTAACGTACGGCTTGCAGGCGCACACCGACCCAAACGCCCTCACGATCCTTCTCCAGGACCCCAAGGTGGCTGGCCTGCAGGTTCTCAAGAACGGCAAGTGGATCGCTGTCAATCCGCAACCCGATGCCTATGTCATCAACATCGGCGACCAGCTACAG GCATTGAGCAATGGAAGATACAGGAGCGTTTGTCATCGGGCTGTCGTGAACTCGGACACGGATAGGATGTCGGTGGCGTCGTTCCTTTGCCCCTGCAACAGCGCGGTCATCAGCACCCCCGAGAAGCTGGTCGTCGATGGTTCTCCCGCCATATACAGGAGCTACACGTACGAAGAGTACTACAACAAGTTCTGGAGCAGAAACCTGGATGACGAGCACTGTTTGGAGCTCTTCAAGAGCCAGCGATGA
- the LOC135605658 gene encoding uncharacterized protein LOC135605658: protein MASRENLDKMQLRQSYRNLWHTDLMSTIQADFPFCCLALWCGPCASYMLRKRALYNDMSRYVCCAGYIPCSGKCGESRCPEFCLCTEVFLCFGNSVASTRFLLQDEFNIQTTQCDNCIIGFMFCLQQVACIFSIVAMIVGSGEIQEASQILSCMSDIVYWTVCACMQTQHKIEMDKRDGKFGPLPVMAVPPFQQMSRIDQPIPPPVGYAPQPAYGQPYGYPPPGSYPPAGYPK, encoded by the exons ATGGCTTCGCGGGAGAACCTCGACAAGATGCAGCTACGGCAGAGCTACCGGAACCTTTGGCACACCGATCTCATGAGCACCATCCAAGCCGACTTCCCCT TTTGCTGTCTCGCGCTTTGGTG TGGACCTTGTGCCTCCTACATGCTCCGCAAAAGAGCTCTTTACAATGACATGTCAAG GTACGTCTGTTGTGCAGGTTATATACCGTGTAGTGGAAAATGCGGAGAAAGTCGATGCCCAGAGTTCTGCCTTTGCACTGAG GTCTTCTTGTGCTTTGGAAATTCTGTTGCTTCAACTCGCTTCCTTCTCCAAGATGAGTTCAACATACAGACAACTCAATGCGATAACTGCATTATC GGATTCATGTTTTGTCTACAACAAGTTGCTTGCATCTTTTCGATTGTTGCAATGATTGTTGGAAGTGGGGAGATTCAGGAGGCTTCCCAGATACTATCCTGTATGTCTGACATCGTATACTGGAC GGTCTGTGCATGCATGCAG ACACAACACAAGATAGAGATGGACAAGAGAGATGGTAAGTTTGGACCACTGCCAGTTATGGCAGTGCCTCCATTCCAGCAGATGTCTCGCATCGATCAGCCTATCCCACCTCCTGTTGGGTATGCCCCTCAGCCTGCTTATGGGCAACCATATGGTTATCCTCCACCTGGTTCGTATCCTCCTGCTGGCTATCCCAAATAG
- the LOC135582716 gene encoding uncharacterized protein LOC135582716 codes for MLHDIGLEISGARDPNLNWMTAAKGRQWAVRRARTSFAEGRRKKSVVKSSKGSEVTMDKDTRRTKDIPVSDSEKVGVSILGQHFSESLEIVPIKKRRFLFVSSPSSPLQSSYSDDSDHLLESQPASYQEPLAYNKHHERRFIASKRTSLNDVIEEATDAADFSGISILATAACNSEVVDDAIHSGRLVSKGNSSREDHLEDTDGDESYSSCKDLQENHNVSMENCLTFVPAEDDTKCDGLQNQKNFMGSLQNVSDKIKSSTGSRLHWDLNTEMDAWNNNFDDVISEPLATDLVAENGNSNEKLEGSKSCECQVGNGEKSCPTELGESLMETAGIARDHCAFVADEILEKPDLCNGLSVSNYEKAKHCHSLIEAEHDLDATAVSLVNFTEEAKLINNQGNNIFINDKAKGDASSRLEGETEPMLSHLPFCENVVGDCNTHACKFDPNMAQSISKPVRDENGSVDASNADNSFDDHCPANAGQSIHITSTQIEKHGLLNIVENDNQSPILAEKATSLLFDGDIGRNLVVACGTSGETVHSDGLDITNGNCADKSSGTLCMSPSLSNAHQHKSPGSCDPNELTSEATCAAKYEETATKMKVDDNNGFGAKASVPVSAVVSMAETDASLVDGAVDTQEAEKHMDSSVNSHCDHKSDASQVDSVQVTGLEKDNLLGDDDSQFEDGELRETVLHDWGDGIDEGESEHVDYGSESDNRENDTFEADSALRASTSFSSEDVACKESNMSDADGPPTGKDSQVALSQPPSKCSSKSDGSDAVQGKKTIGVIGATDHVNHLTLTRKRKQRNVTDALASVPGSDKPVRYNGCHNEGDSTREPSTCERTKLSGWDRLPGGRRHTGDSFLDPRIGSVKQDETASSLDVFGDDESSVRSGSSFREGLSSQVERPNYSDESYRKDKFYPRLSRSKNHDSLDAKAEKNAGASKSSGWGGSFRDTQGRGRDKHWFDPSNRHGNRHHDSPGYYDTPSFARPASRNAAAAAIAKVESNGFVVAPDGTLVKAGGAGTSGCVIRQSANASLQSAHPSLSRWGSQSERDLACGMQRRHKNSREMSPDRHFIVSRGQVDKHAIEMVRDRHCRRRPDDMIESSTAADHLSTRDRSFSPCRGHIHLSHSRTRSSRSRTRSPLRWASPRRRNDIGMNDVPVSRRRSRSPIARMERMRSPHPQPTFEERMITYGSASRTFASSLHASRWIDERKDSSNHPKEHEYKRYSGRSSPVKVFRNHRLDSMDSQGRPKPDDYYHHLHSSSNPEFDGFGRGYKSEDSNNRRRGGGSKYEVLHSMRQYNIDKNEKRFR; via the exons ATGCTGCATGACATAGGGCTTGAAATTTCTGGAGCTAGAGATCCTAACTTGAACTGGATGACAGCTGCTAAGGGCAGGCAGTGGGCTGTCAGACGAGCTAGAACTTCATTTGCtgagggaagaaggaagaagtcTGTGGTCAAAAGTTCCAAAGGGAGTGAGGTTACTATGGATAAGGACACCAGGAGAACAAAAGACATCCCTGTTTCTGATTCTGAGAAG GTCGGTGTAAGTATTCTTGGCCAACACTTTAGTGAATCCCTCGAAATTGTTCCCATAAAGAAAAGGAGATTTCTGTTTGTTAGTTCTCCATCATCGCCACTGCAATCTTCTTATTCAGATGATTCCGATCACCTGTTAGAGAGCCAACCTGCTTCATACCAGGAGCCTTTAGCATATAACAAACATCATGAAAGGAGATTTATTGCTAGCAAAAGAACTAGTTTGAATGATGTAATTGAAGAGGCCACTGATGCTGCAGATTTCTCTGGTATTTCGATATTGGCCACTGCTGCCTGCAACAGTGAAGTGGTGGATGACGCTATACATTCTGGAAGATTAGTTTCAAAAGGAAATTCTTCTAGAGAAGACCATTTGGAAGACACTGATGGTGATGAATCATATTCCTCATGTAAAGATTTGCAAGAAAACCATAATGTCTCTATGGAAAATTGTCTTACCTTCGTTCCTGCTGAAGATGATACGAAGTGTGATGGTTTGCAGAATCAAAAGAACTTCATGGGGTCCCTGCAAAATGTTTCAGATAAAATAAAGTCTTCCACTGGTTCAAGGCTTCACTGGGACCTTAACACTGAAATGGATGCATGGAATaacaattttgatgatgtaatttcCGAGCCACTGGCCACTGACCTTGTAGCTGAAAATGGTAACTCAAATGAGAAGCTGGAAGGCTCAAAATCTTGTGAATGCCAGGTAGGGAATGGAGAAAAATCATGCCCTACAGAACTTGGTGAAAGCTTAATGGAGACAGCTGGCATTGCAAGGGATCACTGTGCTTTTGTAGCTGATGAGATATTGGAAAAGCCTGATTTATGTAATGGGCTTTCAGTTTCCAATTATGAGAAAGCAAAGCATTGTCATAGTTTGATTGAAGCGGAGCATGACTTGGATGCTACTGCTGTTTCTTTGGTGAACTTTACTGAAGAAGCAAAGCTCATAAACAACCAAGGGAACAACATCTTCATTAATGATAAAGCAAAGGGTGATGCGAGTTCTCGGCTTGAGGGAGAAACTGAACCAATGCTTTCTCATTTGCCTTTTTGTGAGAATGTTGTTGGTGACTGTAATACCCATGCATGTAAATTCGATCCAAACATGGCCCAATCAATCAGTAAACCTGTCAGAGATGAAAATGGAAGTGTTGATGCATCTAATGCTGATAACAGCTTTGATGATCATTGCCCGGCTAATGCAGGACAGTCTATTCACATAACCAGCACTCAGATTGAGAAGCATGGACTtctgaatattgtagaaaatgataATCAGTCTCCTATCCTTGCTGAGAAAGCTACTAGCTTATTGTTTGATGGAGATATAGGCAGGAATTTGGTGGTAGCATGTGGCACATCTGGTGAAACTGTACATTCTGATGGCTTAGATATTACCAATGGCAACTGTGCTGATAAATCTTCTGGAACACTGTGCATGAGCCCTTCCCTGTCAAATGCTCATCAACACAAGAGCCCAGGGTCATGTGATCCTAACGAGCTGACTTCTGAGGCCACATGTGCTGCTAAATATGAAGAGACGGCAACAAAAATGAAGGTTGATGATAACAATGGTTTTGGTGCCAAGGCCTCTGTTCCTGTTTCAGCTGTTGTATCTATGGCCGAAACTGATGCCAGCTTGGTAGATGGTGCTGTGGACACTCAAGAGGCAGAAAAACACATGGATAGCTCTGTAAATTCGCATTGTGACCATAAATCAGATGCATCTCAAGTTGATAGTGTCCAAGTCACTGGACTGGAAAAAGACAACCTTCTGGGAGATGATGATTCTCAATTTGAGGATGGTGAATTGAGAGAAACTGTTCTGCATGACTGGGGAGATGGAATTGATGAAGGGGAATCTGAACATGTGGATTATGGATCCGAGTCCGACAACAGAGAGAATGATACCTTTGAAGCAGATTCTGCATTACGTGCTTCTACTTCTTTCTCTTCTGAGGATGTGGCATGCAAAGAGAGCAATATGTCAGATGCTGATGGACCACCTACTGGCAAGGATAGTCAGGTTGCTCTTTCTCAACCCCCATCGAAGTGCTCATCCAAATCAGATGGTTCAGATGCAGTACAAGGGAAGAAAACCATTGGGGTTATTGGTGCAACAGATCACGTAAATCATTTGACATTAACaaggaaaagaaagcaaagaaATGTTACTGATGCATTGGCATCAGTTCCTGGTAGTGATAAGCCAGTGAGATACAATGGATGTCACAATGAAGGTGATAGCACAAGGGAACCTTCAACATGTGAGAGAACAAAGTTGTCAGGATGGGATCGGTTGCCTGGAGGCCGTCGGCATACCGGAGATAGCTTTTTGGACCCTCGTATTGGTTCTGTTAAACAAGATGAGACTGCCAGTTCCTTAGATGTGTTTGGTGATGATGAATCATCAGTAAGATCTGGCTCCTCATTCAGGGAAGGGTTATCATCTCAGGTTGAGAGGCCAAACTACTCAGATGAGTCATATAGGAAGGACAAATTTTATCCCAGATTAAGCAG GTCGAAGAATCATGATAGTCTAGATGCAAAAGCTGAAAAGAATGCTGGTGCTTCTAAATCATCAGGGTGGGGTGGATCATTCCGGGATACCCAAGGGAGGGGCAGGGATAAACATTGGTTTGATCCTTCCAATCGCCATGGTAACAGGCATCATGATTCACCAGGCTACTATGACACACCCAGTTTTGCTCGACCTGCTTCAAGGaatgcagctgcagctgccattgccAAGGTAGAGAGTAATGGCTTTGTTGTTGCACCTGATGGTACCTTAGTTAAGGCAGGTGGTGCTGGAACTTCTGGCTGTGTGATCAGACAATCTGCGAAtgcttctttgcaaagtgcacatCCTTCTCTTTCCAGATGGGGGTCACAGTCTGAGAGAGATCTGGCATGTGGTATGCAGAGAAGACATAAAAATTCAAGGGAGATGAGTCCTGATAGGCACTTCATTGTTAGTAGGGGCCAGGTTGATAAACATGCTATTGAAATGGTCAGGGATCGGCATTGCAGACGTCGGCCAGATGACATGATAGAATCGTCCACAGCAGCGGACCATTTATCAACAAGAGATCGAAGTTTCTCACCATGCAGAGGGCATATTCATCTATCTCATTCACGCACCAGATCTTCAAGATCTAGAACCCGCTCCCCTCTTCGTTGGGCATCGCCAAGGAGAAGAAATGACATTGGCATGAATGATGTCCCTGTTTCTCGCAGACGCAGCAGGTCTCCGATAGCTAGAATGGAGAGGATGAGGTCACCCCACCCACAACCTACTTTTGAGGAACGCATGATAACTTACGGTTCAGCATCCAGGACCTTTGCTTCATCGTTACATGCTTCAAGATGGATTGATGAAAGGAAGGATTCATCCAATCATCCAAAGGAACATGAGTACAAGCGATATTCTGGAAGAAGCTCACCTGTGAAGGTGTTTAGAAATCATAGGTTGGATTCCATGGATTCACAAGGAAGACCAAAGCCTGATGATTACTATCATCATCTTCACTCTAGCAGCAACCCAGAATTTGATGGTTTTGGCAGGGGATACAAGTCTGAGGATAGTAATAATAGAAGACGGGGCGGCGGTAGTAAATATGAAGTGCTTCATTCTATGAGGCAGTACAACATTGATAAGAATGAGAAGCGCTTCAGGTAA